A genomic stretch from Bradyrhizobium sp. 195 includes:
- a CDS encoding beta strand repeat-containing protein, with translation MTNHTPVFTSSSATGSFTEFVNLNDSTTLHTLSGTMSFRDSDRTDSHTTSATLHSAVVSGGTTVPAASLAHFQTAMQSQILSDSNGSGQLKWSFSDQDQDFDFLAKNQTLVLIYDVKVFDNHGGFAIQTVKITVTGTDDKPVMNMTTAATVTEQANQTLSLTPDTVHVALNFTDDDLANTGHTATVTGVSASGATAGLLPGLFGTAELMSFYHVDNVVKTSGSSTGAINTTFSAPDLAFDYLAAGQHLDITYTVQLDDHAGGISTQTVTVTVVGTNDKPIFLSCPESAALVENQNLDSSGNLHASDNLLFTDIDLADAHTVSTTVTATRSGGGSIPLTNAQLLAAFGTALQDSTGHLIGEVDWSFALPNSSANFLNGGETLKLVYHVAVDDGHGGSTTQDVTITILGVNQPVAITSGPESSTVAEQDATTGSSALDTTPTSPAGSLAFTDQDTGDTHTVTVTLDSSSGPTPPAATQADLAAALTTVLHDSTGSGSGSIDWNFAIPDKDLDYLAFNETLTVNYNIKVADGSTSSTQTVSVVITGANDAPVMTSGPQSASLSEQPGVTGSQSPDTTSPVPTGTLSFNDVDLSDVHSVSVGLNSAVWSANSFAAPAQTLVDLQSALSTVLHDSTGSGTASIDWTFSIPDADLDFLSVGETLTVQYDVNVWDGFTNSIQTVTVTIDGAADPLVLTPLTIAASDTAGPDAGTAIATGAIFDVTQPVDQSTPRTITEVNGSAANVGNSVAGAHGTLVLNADGSYGYVADASVDALLAGDNVTDQFTFTVDDGQGHQASTTITFDIAGANDNPQVTAANLSGAVTEDAGPPVILNGDFETGNLANWTVSGGGHIHVAQLELGGSFGHYSVELLPTSVPETLSQNIATTPGQHYFVSFDVFGDAESVNAPFTVSWDGVTILALGNVPAGLNHYAFDLIGDATLSSTLLQFSYETDGTGMILDSVNVSPATGPATESTAGSLSFSDVDPGDTHSASFVPNGSDYVGTFSLDPVSEAGGAGSLAWHFTVDNADIQFLAQGQTLTQDYLVTIADNNGGSTTQDVTVTIIGTNDAPTAVGETVITDVGANATVEIPSWALALNDTDPDAIDQLSLGSITASSGGGAVNFSNVFFGDDATLGGSFSYTTSDGTTTSSNAATATIINNAAGASALTGTGGDDILIAVNGTETMSGGGGSDVLIAAASGNAMTGGAGNDTFAFLQPSGPGTIGDFNNTTEQDHIAVSASGFGGGLTAGMDVTFETSGDDMFSGFSQFHFDTANQTLYYSADGTQGAAVAVVSVQSGVLLNQHDILVV, from the coding sequence ATGACCAACCACACGCCGGTTTTCACCTCGTCTTCCGCGACGGGCAGCTTCACCGAATTTGTCAACCTCAACGATTCAACAACGCTGCATACGCTGTCGGGAACGATGAGCTTCAGGGACAGCGACAGGACCGACAGCCACACGACGTCGGCGACGCTGCATTCCGCGGTGGTGTCAGGCGGAACGACCGTTCCGGCGGCCTCGCTTGCGCATTTTCAGACGGCGATGCAATCGCAAATCCTGAGCGATTCAAACGGCTCGGGCCAGCTCAAATGGAGTTTCAGCGACCAGGACCAGGATTTCGATTTCCTTGCCAAGAACCAGACGCTGGTCCTGATCTATGACGTCAAGGTCTTCGACAACCACGGCGGCTTCGCGATCCAGACCGTCAAGATCACGGTCACCGGCACCGACGACAAGCCGGTGATGAACATGACCACGGCGGCGACCGTCACCGAGCAGGCCAACCAGACGCTGTCGCTCACGCCCGACACCGTTCATGTCGCGCTCAACTTCACCGATGATGACCTCGCCAACACCGGGCACACCGCGACGGTTACAGGCGTATCCGCCTCCGGTGCCACCGCAGGCCTGTTGCCGGGCCTGTTCGGCACTGCCGAGCTGATGTCGTTCTATCACGTCGACAACGTCGTCAAGACGTCCGGCTCCTCGACCGGCGCCATCAACACCACCTTCTCCGCGCCCGATCTCGCCTTCGACTATCTTGCGGCGGGCCAGCATCTCGACATCACCTACACGGTGCAGCTCGACGACCATGCCGGCGGGATCTCGACGCAGACTGTCACGGTGACCGTGGTCGGCACCAACGACAAGCCGATATTCCTGTCGTGCCCGGAGTCCGCTGCTCTCGTCGAGAATCAAAATCTGGATTCTTCCGGCAACCTCCATGCCAGCGACAACCTGCTCTTCACCGACATTGATCTCGCCGATGCGCATACCGTCTCGACGACGGTCACCGCGACCCGTTCGGGCGGCGGTTCGATACCCCTGACGAATGCGCAATTGCTGGCCGCGTTCGGCACCGCGCTGCAGGATTCGACCGGCCATCTGATCGGGGAGGTCGACTGGAGTTTCGCGCTTCCCAACTCCTCGGCCAATTTCCTCAACGGCGGCGAGACGCTCAAGCTCGTCTATCACGTCGCGGTCGATGACGGTCACGGCGGCTCCACGACCCAGGACGTCACCATCACCATCCTCGGCGTCAACCAACCCGTGGCGATCACGAGCGGCCCGGAATCATCCACCGTCGCCGAGCAGGACGCCACGACGGGCTCATCCGCACTCGACACGACGCCGACGAGTCCGGCCGGCTCGCTTGCCTTCACCGACCAGGACACTGGCGATACGCACACCGTGACCGTGACGCTGGACTCCAGCTCGGGGCCGACGCCGCCCGCGGCGACACAGGCCGATCTCGCCGCGGCGCTGACCACGGTGCTGCACGATTCCACCGGCTCCGGCAGCGGCAGCATCGACTGGAATTTTGCCATTCCCGACAAGGATCTCGACTATCTCGCATTCAACGAGACGCTGACGGTGAACTACAACATCAAGGTCGCGGACGGCTCGACCAGTTCGACGCAGACCGTCTCGGTCGTCATCACCGGCGCCAATGACGCGCCGGTGATGACGAGCGGACCGCAATCCGCTTCACTCTCCGAGCAGCCGGGCGTGACCGGATCGCAGTCGCCGGACACCACGAGTCCGGTGCCGACGGGGACGCTGAGCTTCAACGACGTCGATCTGTCCGATGTGCATTCGGTCAGCGTGGGGCTGAATTCGGCGGTGTGGTCGGCCAATAGTTTTGCCGCTCCGGCGCAGACGCTGGTGGATCTGCAGTCGGCACTCTCGACGGTGCTGCATGATTCCACGGGTAGCGGAACCGCCAGCATCGACTGGACCTTCAGCATCCCCGATGCCGATCTCGACTTCCTCAGCGTCGGCGAGACGCTGACGGTGCAATACGACGTCAACGTCTGGGACGGCTTCACCAACTCGATCCAGACCGTCACCGTCACCATCGACGGTGCGGCCGATCCGCTGGTCCTGACGCCGCTGACGATCGCGGCATCCGATACGGCGGGCCCGGATGCGGGCACGGCAATCGCGACCGGCGCCATCTTCGACGTCACCCAGCCGGTCGACCAGAGCACGCCGCGGACCATTACGGAGGTCAACGGCAGCGCCGCCAATGTCGGCAATTCCGTCGCCGGCGCGCATGGAACGCTGGTGCTCAACGCCGACGGCTCCTACGGCTATGTCGCGGATGCGTCGGTCGACGCGCTGCTTGCCGGCGACAATGTCACCGACCAGTTCACCTTCACGGTCGATGACGGACAGGGCCACCAGGCCTCGACCACGATCACTTTCGATATCGCCGGCGCGAACGACAATCCGCAGGTCACGGCGGCCAATCTCAGTGGCGCGGTCACCGAGGATGCCGGCCCGCCGGTGATCCTCAATGGTGATTTCGAGACCGGCAATCTCGCCAATTGGACGGTGAGCGGCGGCGGCCACATTCACGTCGCGCAGCTCGAGCTCGGGGGCAGCTTCGGCCACTATTCGGTCGAGCTGTTGCCGACGAGCGTTCCGGAAACGCTGTCGCAGAACATCGCGACCACACCGGGCCAGCATTATTTCGTCAGCTTCGACGTCTTCGGCGATGCCGAGAGCGTCAATGCGCCGTTCACGGTGTCGTGGGACGGCGTGACGATCCTGGCGCTCGGCAACGTGCCGGCCGGCCTCAACCACTATGCCTTCGACCTCATCGGTGACGCCACGCTGTCGTCGACGCTGCTGCAGTTTTCCTATGAAACCGACGGCACCGGAATGATCCTCGATTCCGTCAACGTCAGCCCGGCGACCGGACCCGCCACCGAATCCACGGCGGGCTCGCTGTCGTTTTCCGACGTCGACCCTGGTGATACGCACAGCGCGAGCTTCGTCCCGAACGGCAGCGATTATGTCGGCACCTTCTCGCTCGATCCGGTCAGCGAGGCCGGCGGCGCCGGATCGCTCGCCTGGCATTTCACGGTCGACAACGCCGACATCCAGTTCCTGGCGCAGGGCCAGACCCTGACCCAGGACTATCTGGTGACGATCGCCGACAACAATGGCGGCTCGACCACGCAGGACGTTACCGTCACCATCATCGGCACCAACGACGCGCCGACCGCGGTCGGCGAGACCGTCATCACCGATGTCGGCGCCAACGCGACGGTCGAGATCCCCAGTTGGGCCCTGGCCTTGAACGACACCGACCCCGACGCGATCGACCAGCTGTCGCTCGGCAGCATCACGGCAAGTTCCGGCGGCGGTGCCGTCAACTTCAGCAACGTCTTCTTCGGCGATGACGCGACGCTCGGCGGCTCGTTCAGCTACACGACCTCCGACGGCACGACGACCTCGTCCAATGCGGCAACGGCAACAATCATCAACAACGCGGCCGGCGCGAGCGCGCTGACCGGCACCGGCGGTGATGACATCCTGATCGCCGTCAACGGGACCGAGACGATGAGCGGGGGCGGCGGCAGCGACGTCCTGATCGCGGCCGCGAGCGGCAATGCCATGACCGGCGGCGCTGGCAACGACACCTTCGCCTTCCTCCAGCCGTCCGGTCCGGGCACAATCGGCGATTTCAACAACACCACCGAGCAGGACCACATCGCGGTCTCCGCGAGCGGTTTCGGCGGCGGGTTGACGGCTGGGATGGACGTGACGTTCGAAACCTCCGGTGATGATATGTTCTCGGGATTCTCCCAGTTCCATTTCGACACCGCCAACCAGACGCTCTATTACAGCGCCGACGGAACGCAAGGCGCGGCAGTGGCCGTGGTCAGCGTCCAGAGCGGCGTGCTGCTGAACCAGCACGACATATTGGTCGTGTAG
- a CDS encoding enoyl-CoA hydratase/isomerase family protein, producing the protein MNAPTTANEDLLYSVQDGIARITFNRPQARNAMTFAMYDRMAEICLEINADRSIKALILTGAGDKAFASGTDISQFRAFKSAQDALDYEARIDRVLGTLEQCRVPVIAAIAGACTGGGAGIAACCDLRIGTETTRMGFPIARTLGNCLSMSNISRVVALVGPARTKDMIFKARLVEAQEALSLGLLNEVVPDVETLQRRADETAKLVASHAPLTLEATKEAVRRIRRTLSREEGEDLILKAYMSEDFREGMDAFLNKRTPNWKGK; encoded by the coding sequence ATGAACGCACCGACGACCGCTAACGAAGACCTGCTCTACTCCGTCCAGGACGGCATCGCGCGGATCACCTTCAACCGCCCGCAGGCGCGTAACGCAATGACCTTCGCCATGTATGACCGCATGGCGGAGATCTGTCTGGAGATCAACGCCGATCGCTCGATCAAGGCGCTGATCCTGACCGGGGCCGGCGACAAGGCGTTCGCCTCCGGCACCGACATTTCCCAGTTCCGTGCGTTCAAGTCCGCGCAGGACGCGCTCGACTACGAGGCCCGGATCGACCGCGTGCTCGGCACGCTCGAGCAATGCCGCGTACCCGTGATCGCCGCCATCGCCGGCGCCTGCACCGGCGGCGGCGCCGGCATTGCAGCCTGCTGCGACCTCCGCATCGGCACCGAGACGACGCGGATGGGCTTTCCGATCGCGCGTACGCTCGGCAACTGCCTGTCGATGTCGAACATCAGCCGCGTCGTCGCGCTGGTCGGACCCGCCCGCACCAAGGATATGATCTTCAAGGCGCGCCTCGTCGAGGCGCAGGAAGCGCTGTCGCTCGGCCTGCTCAACGAGGTCGTCCCTGATGTCGAGACGCTGCAGCGCCGCGCCGACGAGACCGCCAAGCTCGTCGCTAGCCATGCGCCGCTGACGCTGGAGGCGACCAAGGAAGCGGTGCGCCGCATCCGCCGCACGCTGTCGCGCGAGGAAGGCGAGGACCTGATCCTGAAGGCCTATATGAGCGAAGATTTCCGCGAGGGCATGGACGCCTTCCTCAACAAGCGCACGCCGAACTGGAAGGGCAAATAG
- a CDS encoding pyridoxal-phosphate-dependent aminotransferase family protein: MTVHTGRHFLQIPGPTNVPDRVLRAMDMPTLDHRGPEFAELGFAVLAAMQRVFRTKQPVIIFPSSGTGAWEAAMVNVFSPGDKLLMCETGQFAVLWRGIADKFKLDVDFIPSDWRHGADLAEIEKRLVADKQHAIKAVCVVHNETSTGCVTPPLEVRKLLDRVKHPALLMVDTISGLGSMEYEHDAWGIDVSVAGSQKGLMLPPGLGFNAVSDKALAVAKANPGMRSYWDWQEVINFNKLGTFPYTPATNLLYGLREAVKMLEEEGLENVWTRHKRHSAATRAAVKVWGLETQCADPAAHSPALTGVRVPDGHDADAFRKVVLEAFDMSLGTGLNKVKGKVFRIGHIGHFNDLMLMGTLAGVEMGLDLAKIPHRSGGVLAAMDVLKGRDAVPMTKAQVA; this comes from the coding sequence ATGACCGTGCACACTGGAAGGCATTTCCTACAGATTCCAGGACCGACCAACGTGCCCGACCGGGTGCTGCGGGCGATGGACATGCCGACCCTGGACCATCGCGGTCCGGAGTTCGCCGAGCTCGGTTTTGCCGTCCTTGCCGCGATGCAGCGGGTGTTCCGCACCAAGCAGCCGGTGATCATCTTCCCCTCGTCCGGCACCGGCGCCTGGGAAGCGGCGATGGTCAACGTGTTCTCGCCCGGCGACAAGCTCCTGATGTGCGAGACCGGCCAGTTCGCCGTGCTGTGGCGCGGCATCGCCGACAAGTTCAAGCTCGACGTCGACTTCATTCCGAGCGACTGGCGCCACGGCGCCGACCTCGCCGAGATCGAGAAGCGCCTGGTCGCCGACAAGCAGCACGCGATCAAGGCGGTCTGCGTCGTCCACAACGAGACCTCGACCGGCTGCGTGACGCCGCCGCTGGAGGTGCGCAAGCTGCTCGACCGCGTCAAGCATCCGGCGCTGCTGATGGTCGATACCATCTCCGGCCTCGGCTCGATGGAATATGAGCACGACGCCTGGGGCATCGACGTCTCGGTCGCCGGCTCGCAGAAGGGCCTGATGCTGCCGCCCGGCCTCGGCTTCAACGCCGTCTCGGACAAGGCGCTGGCCGTGGCGAAAGCCAATCCGGGCATGCGCTCCTACTGGGACTGGCAGGAGGTGATCAACTTCAACAAGCTCGGCACCTTCCCCTATACGCCCGCGACCAACCTGCTCTACGGCCTGCGCGAAGCGGTGAAGATGCTGGAAGAGGAGGGGCTGGAGAACGTCTGGACCCGCCACAAGCGCCACAGCGCGGCGACGCGCGCCGCGGTCAAGGTCTGGGGCCTGGAGACGCAGTGCGCCGATCCCGCCGCGCACTCGCCGGCGCTGACCGGCGTGCGCGTGCCGGATGGCCATGACGCCGACGCCTTCCGCAAGGTGGTGCTGGAGGCCTTCGACATGTCGCTCGGCACCGGCCTGAACAAGGTCAAGGGCAAGGTGTTCCGCATCGGCCATATCGGCCATTTCAACGATCTGATGCTGATGGGCACGCTCGCCGGCGTCGAGATGGGTCTGGATCTGGCAAAAATTCCGCACCGGAGCGGCGGCGTCTTGGCGGCCATGGACGTCCTGAAGGGGCGCGATGCGGTGCCGATGACCAAAGCTCAGGTGGCCTAG
- a CDS encoding FAD-binding and (Fe-S)-binding domain-containing protein, with protein sequence MAAEVAGKSPESVQTDRLAARLAREITGDVLFDPFSRGRYATDASFYQIVPSGVVVPKTMDEALRALAIARDEGLKVTPRGGGTSQCGQTVNDGLVVDLSKHLNRILSLDVEGRTCVVEPGIVLDDLNRQLKKHGLWFPVDVSTASRATIGGMAGNNSCGGRSLRYGTMRDNTLSMEAALADGTLSRFGEVSRDLSDLDANESVRPLFRDMLDLGAREAEEIAARFPKVQRRVGGYNLDALVPRNARNNMAHLLVGSEGTLAFTTKVELKLWPVIRNKALGVCHFGSFYEAMDAAQHLVKLKPIAVELVDRTMLALGRDIAMFRPIISAAIKGDPDAVLVVEFAEEDQADNLVRLKQLGELMGDLGFGWNNDTRKWGGVVEITEPALQSGIADFRAAGLNVMMSMKQEGKPVSFVEDCAVPLPHLAAYTARLNEVFARHGTSGTMYAHASEGCLHVRPVLNLKLEKDIKAMRAIAEEAFALVREYKGSHSGEHGDGLVRSEFHETMFGERLVADFREVKQRFDPDGVLNPGKIVDAPRMDDRSLFRFKPDYRVGELKTKLDWSAWPGAGGGFQGAVEMCNNNGACRKLEGGVMCPSYRATRNEKDVTRGRANTLRLAISGQLGPDALSSDEMMDTLKLCVSCKACRHECPTGVDMAKMKIEVLAARAASHGLTLRDRLVGYLPRYAGLASRLAPLANLRNGSPLLRKLFERFAGISARRALPAFRSDVFAPPAEAVGPETGREVVLFADTFNRIYERENLDAALRVLVAGGYRVHLPKPLAGSRPLCCGRTFLSAGLVDEAKAELDRLVAAFAPFAARGVPIVGLEPSCLLTLRDELASLRKDNDAKAVGAHALTFEEFLVREAEAGRLQLPLGAVAEKAMVHGHCHQKSFGAFKPVEQALRLVPGLKVETIESSCCGMAGAFGYGADTYDASIEMAELSLLPAVRRADQAALIVADGTSCRHQIHDGAQREALHVARVLAMSLDRAGNNSTSTAAKETSHG encoded by the coding sequence ATGGCGGCGGAAGTGGCTGGAAAATCACCGGAATCGGTCCAAACGGACCGTCTGGCGGCACGTCTGGCCCGGGAAATCACCGGCGACGTCCTGTTCGACCCCTTCAGCCGCGGCCGCTACGCCACCGACGCCTCGTTCTACCAGATCGTGCCATCAGGCGTGGTGGTCCCGAAGACCATGGACGAGGCCCTGCGGGCGCTGGCGATTGCCCGCGACGAGGGGCTGAAGGTGACCCCGCGCGGCGGCGGCACTTCGCAATGCGGCCAGACCGTCAATGACGGGCTGGTGGTCGATCTCTCCAAGCACCTGAACCGGATCCTGTCGCTCGACGTCGAGGGCCGGACCTGCGTGGTCGAGCCCGGCATCGTGCTCGACGATCTCAACCGGCAGCTCAAAAAGCACGGCCTGTGGTTTCCGGTCGACGTCTCCACGGCGTCGCGCGCCACCATCGGCGGCATGGCCGGCAACAATTCCTGCGGCGGCCGCTCCCTTCGCTACGGCACCATGCGCGACAACACGCTGTCGATGGAGGCGGCGCTGGCCGACGGCACGCTGAGCCGCTTCGGCGAGGTCTCGCGCGATCTCTCTGATCTCGACGCGAACGAGAGCGTGCGTCCACTGTTCCGCGACATGCTCGATCTCGGAGCCCGTGAGGCCGAGGAGATCGCGGCGCGCTTTCCAAAAGTGCAGCGCCGCGTTGGCGGCTACAATCTCGATGCTCTGGTGCCGCGCAATGCGCGCAACAACATGGCGCATTTGCTCGTGGGCTCGGAAGGCACCCTCGCCTTCACCACCAAGGTCGAGCTGAAGCTGTGGCCGGTGATCCGCAACAAGGCGCTGGGCGTCTGCCATTTCGGCAGCTTCTACGAGGCGATGGATGCGGCACAGCATCTGGTCAAGCTGAAGCCGATCGCGGTCGAGCTGGTCGACCGCACCATGCTCGCGCTCGGCCGCGATATCGCGATGTTCAGGCCCATCATCTCCGCCGCCATCAAGGGCGATCCGGATGCCGTGCTGGTGGTCGAGTTCGCCGAAGAAGACCAGGCGGATAACCTCGTGCGCCTCAAGCAGCTCGGCGAGCTGATGGGCGATCTCGGTTTCGGCTGGAACAACGACACGCGCAAATGGGGCGGCGTGGTCGAGATCACGGAGCCGGCGCTGCAGAGCGGCATCGCCGATTTCCGCGCCGCCGGCCTCAACGTCATGATGTCGATGAAGCAGGAGGGCAAGCCGGTCTCCTTCGTCGAGGACTGCGCGGTGCCGCTGCCGCATCTCGCCGCCTACACCGCGCGGCTGAACGAGGTCTTCGCCAGGCACGGCACCAGCGGCACCATGTACGCCCACGCCTCCGAGGGCTGCCTGCACGTGCGCCCCGTGCTGAATTTGAAGCTGGAGAAGGACATCAAGGCGATGCGCGCCATCGCCGAAGAGGCGTTTGCGCTGGTGCGCGAGTACAAGGGCTCGCATTCCGGCGAGCATGGCGACGGCCTGGTGCGCTCGGAATTCCACGAGACGATGTTCGGCGAGCGTCTCGTCGCAGACTTCAGGGAGGTGAAGCAGCGTTTCGACCCGGACGGCGTACTCAATCCCGGCAAGATCGTCGATGCGCCCAGGATGGACGACCGCTCGCTGTTCCGCTTCAAGCCCGACTATCGCGTCGGCGAGCTCAAGACCAAGCTCGACTGGTCGGCCTGGCCGGGCGCCGGCGGCGGCTTCCAGGGCGCGGTCGAGATGTGCAACAACAACGGCGCCTGCCGCAAGCTCGAGGGCGGCGTGATGTGCCCGTCCTACCGCGCCACCCGCAACGAGAAGGACGTCACGCGGGGCCGGGCCAACACCTTGCGGCTCGCGATCTCCGGCCAGCTCGGCCCTGATGCACTCTCGTCCGACGAGATGATGGACACGCTGAAACTCTGCGTATCCTGCAAGGCCTGCCGCCATGAGTGCCCGACCGGCGTCGACATGGCCAAGATGAAGATCGAGGTGCTCGCCGCGCGCGCCGCCTCTCACGGCCTGACGTTGCGCGATCGTCTCGTCGGCTATCTCCCGCGTTATGCCGGCCTCGCCTCGCGCTTGGCGCCGCTGGCGAATTTGCGGAACGGCAGCCCGTTGTTGCGAAAACTGTTTGAGCGCTTTGCCGGCATCAGCGCGCGCCGGGCGCTCCCCGCCTTCCGCAGCGACGTGTTTGCGCCGCCGGCGGAAGCGGTTGGACCCGAGACCGGCCGCGAGGTCGTGCTGTTCGCCGACACCTTCAACCGCATCTATGAGCGCGAGAACCTCGACGCCGCGCTGCGCGTGCTCGTGGCCGGCGGCTATCGGGTACATCTGCCCAAGCCATTGGCCGGCAGCCGCCCGCTCTGCTGCGGCCGCACCTTCCTCTCCGCCGGCCTCGTCGACGAAGCCAAGGCCGAGCTCGACCGGCTGGTCGCGGCCTTCGCGCCTTTCGCCGCGCGCGGCGTGCCGATCGTCGGCCTCGAGCCGAGCTGCCTGTTGACGCTGCGCGACGAGCTCGCTTCGCTGCGCAAGGACAACGACGCCAAGGCGGTCGGCGCGCACGCGCTGACCTTCGAGGAATTTCTGGTGCGCGAGGCCGAGGCAGGGAGGCTGCAATTGCCGCTCGGCGCCGTCGCCGAGAAGGCCATGGTGCACGGCCATTGCCATCAAAAATCCTTCGGCGCCTTCAAGCCGGTCGAGCAGGCGCTGCGCCTCGTCCCCGGCCTGAAGGTCGAGACCATCGAGTCGAGCTGCTGCGGCATGGCCGGCGCGTTCGGCTATGGCGCGGACACCTATGATGCCTCGATCGAGATGGCGGAGCTGTCGCTGCTGCCGGCCGTGCGGCGCGCCGATCAGGCTGCGCTCATCGTCGCCGACGGCACCTCCTGCCGCCACCAGATTCACGACGGCGCGCAGCGCGAGGCGCTCCACGTCGCGCGCGTGCTGGCGATGAGCCTCGACCGCGCCGGAAACAATTCCACCTCAACCGCTGCAAAGGAAACCAGCCATGGCTGA
- a CDS encoding GlcG/HbpS family heme-binding protein: protein MADLTLDTARKILDAAFAKADELKLKPLVVTILDARGVLKLAAAQDGTSLMRGEIAHGKAYGALAMGMGSRALFQRAQEQAYFIDAVNTLAKGALVPVPGGVLIMDDATLLGAVGVSGDTSDNDEACALAGIQAAGLKANAG from the coding sequence ATGGCTGACCTCACCCTCGACACCGCCCGCAAGATTCTCGACGCCGCCTTCGCGAAGGCCGACGAGCTCAAGCTCAAGCCGCTGGTCGTCACCATCCTCGACGCCCGCGGCGTGCTCAAGCTCGCGGCCGCGCAGGACGGCACCAGCCTGATGCGCGGCGAGATCGCGCACGGCAAGGCCTATGGCGCGCTCGCCATGGGCATGGGCTCGCGCGCCCTGTTCCAGCGCGCCCAGGAGCAGGCCTATTTCATCGATGCCGTGAACACCTTGGCCAAGGGCGCGCTGGTGCCGGTCCCCGGCGGCGTGCTGATCATGGACGACGCGACGCTGCTCGGCGCCGTCGGCGTCTCCGGCGACACCTCCGACAATGACGAAGCCTGCGCCCTCGCGGGCATCCAGGCTGCGGGACTGAAGGCGAATGCGGGATAA